A window of the Lactuca sativa cultivar Salinas chromosome 5, Lsat_Salinas_v11, whole genome shotgun sequence genome harbors these coding sequences:
- the LOC128126450 gene encoding laccase-17-like: MGGIFLSLLAITSLLPLYTIGGTTRSYEFNIELQNVTRLCHTKSMVTVNGKFPGPRIVAREGDRLLIKVTNHVSSNITIHWHGIRQLRSGWADGPAYITQCPIQTGQSYVYNYTVIGQRGTLFWHAHISWLRASVYGPLIILPKLNVPYPFTKPYKEVPIIFGEWFNTDPEAIISQATQTGGGPNVSDAYTFNGLPGPLYNCSAKDTFKLKVKTGKTYLLRLINAALNDELFFSIANHTLTVVEADAIYVKPFKTETLILAPGQTTNVLLKTKSKFPGANFLMSARPYVTGQGTFDNSTVAGILEYESPVPMKNLPLFTPTLPSLNDTSFVSKFSNRLRSLANSKFPANVPQKIDKHLFFTVGLGTAPCAQNRTCQGPNGARFAASINNVSFVQPSVALLQSHFFNKSKGVYSPYFPINPVHWFNYTGTPPNNTFVSNGTKLMVLPFNTSVELVMQDTSILGAESHPLHLHGFNFFVVGQGFGNYDPKKDPKNFNLVDPIERNTVGVPSGGWVAIRFLADNPGVWFMHCHLEVHTGWGLKMAWLVLDGELPNQKLLPPPADLPKC, translated from the exons ATGGGTGGAATTTTCTTGTCATTGTTAGCAATAACTTCACTGCTTCCTTTGTATACAATTGGTGGAACTACCAGGAGCTATGAGTTTAAC ATCGAGCTGCAAAACGTGACACGACTGTGCCACACAAAAAGCATGGTTACGGTCAATGGAAAATTTCCAGGTCCACGTATTGTCGCTCGAGAGGGTGATCGGCTTCTTATAAAAGTTACTAACCATGTCTCCAGTAACATTACAATCCATTG GCATGGTATTAGACAACTTCGGAGTGGATGGGCCGATGGGCCAGCATACATAACTCAATGCCCCATACAAACTGGCCAGAGTTATGTGTACAACTACACTGTTATTGGACAAAGAGGAACATTGTTTTGGCATGCACATATATCATGGTTACGAGCAAGTGTTTATGGTCCTCTCATCATTCTGCCAAAGCTTAATGTCCCCTACCCTTTTACCAAGCCCTATAAAGAAGTTCCCATCATCTTTG GAGAGTGGTTCAATACTGATCCAGAGGCTATAATTTCGCAAGCAACACAAACCGGTGGGGGTCCAAATGTTTCCGATGCCTATACCTTCAATGGGCTTCCCGGACCTTTGTACAATTGCTCTGCTAAAG ACACATTCAAGCTGAAGGTAAAAACCGGGAAGACGTACCTCCTTCGACTGATCAACGCAGCACTCAATGATGAACTCTTTTTTAGCATAGCAAACCACACCCTCACCGTTGTTGAGGCTGATGCCATTTATGTAAAACCTTTCAAAACTGAAACGCTTATACTAGCTCCTGGTCAAACCACCAACGTCCTCCTTAAAACCAAATCCAAATTTCCCGGTGCCAACTTTCTCATGTCTGCTAGACCATATGTAACGGGTCAAGGAACCTTTGACAATTCCACAGTTGCTGGTATTCTCGAATATGAGTCACCTGTTCCGATGAAAAATCTTCCACTCTTTACACCAACATTACCATCTTTAAATGACACTTCATTCGTGTCAAAGTTTTCAAATAGACTTCGAAGCTTGGCAAACTCTAAATTTCCTGCTAATGTCCCACAGAAGATCGACAAACATTTATTTTTCACAGTAGGACTTGGGACGGCCCCTTGTGCGCAAAATAGAACTTGCCAAGGACCGAACGGGGCTAGATTCGCTGCATCCATAAATAATGTGTCATTCGTACAACCAAGTGTTGCCCTTCTCCAGTCCCACTTCTTTAATAAATCGAAGGGTGTTTATAGTCCTTATTTCCCTATCAACCCAGTGCATTGGTTTAATTATACCGGAACTCCTCCAAATAACACCTTTGTGAGCAATGGTACAAAGCTCATGGTTCTTCCTTTCAATACTAGTGTGGAGTTGGTCATGCAAGATACCAGCATTCTTGGTGCCGAAAGCCACCCTCTTCATCTCCATGGCTTCAATTTCTTTGTTGTTGGTCAAGGGTTTGGAAACTACGATCCTAAGAAGGACCCTAAGAACTTCAATCTTGTGGACCCTATCGAAAGAAACACGGTTGGTGTGCCTTCTGGTGGGTGGGTTGCTATACGATTTCTAGCGGACAACCCAG GGGTGTGGTTCATGCATTGTCATTTGGAAGTTCATACCGGTTGGGGTTTGAAGATGGCATGGCTCGTCTTGGATGGAGAACTACCTAACCAAAAGCTCTTACCTCCACCGGCTGATCTTCCAAAATGTTAA